The Erythrobacter sp. Alg231-14 genome has a segment encoding these proteins:
- a CDS encoding S9 family peptidase, producing MSNSRLTLLTCAGAFVALMTSAVSADTHEDTTSVTATPPTVSPPIAEKREHTYTHHGITISDPYEWLYDKSYPEIDDEDVLDYVRAENAYFEAQMEPQGALTEALFTEMRGRIKEDDSTVPQRMGEYLYWFEFEEGAQYRKHYRKGLDEGAEATLILDENVLAEGHEYFRLGALSISQNGRLMAYSTDTSGAERYTARIMDFETGELLADEIPNLRSSLTWVANDTALVYGPSSENWRTLEAKLHVIGTPVSEDVVLYKEDDESFGVGAGLSAQEDYLIIATGDNETSEVRFVSADDPTAPLTLIKPRQTGVEYSVDIREGDMFVWTNDDHINFRLAKASLETPGSWETVIAGSDEFYLTDFELFEGFFVTEGRLNGLDQVQIRQYDAPLSAQPIAFPEASYDAGLSNNPEYDQTVLRLSYESMVTPDSVYDYDVAAASLELLKQQEIPSGYDASLYETQRVEIEARDGTMVPVSVVMRKDRAEILAAQGIEGPGPLHLYAYGAYGYAVPPGFSTTRLSLVDRGFAYAIAHIRGGDDLGRRWYLQGKMFERTNTFNDFVDAGRGLIAQGFTAEGMVTASGGSAGGELMGAIVNQDPSQYGAIVSHVPFVDVLNTMLNAELPLTPGEWQEWGNPIESKEAFAYILSYSPYDQVSAQDYPPMMVTAGLNDPRVTYWEPAKWVALLRDMKTDDNVLVMKTNMGAGHGGQSGRWNSLRETAEEFAFILWQMGMSEHAE from the coding sequence ATGTCGAATTCTAGACTCACTCTTCTTACATGTGCGGGCGCTTTTGTGGCGCTTATGACCAGCGCAGTTTCCGCCGACACTCATGAGGACACAACCAGCGTGACAGCAACACCTCCCACCGTTTCCCCGCCAATCGCTGAAAAGCGCGAACACACGTACACTCATCACGGGATCACCATCTCTGATCCCTACGAATGGCTGTACGACAAATCCTATCCCGAGATCGATGACGAAGACGTGCTGGATTATGTCCGCGCCGAGAATGCCTATTTCGAGGCGCAGATGGAGCCGCAGGGCGCTCTGACTGAGGCGTTGTTCACCGAAATGCGCGGACGGATCAAAGAAGACGATTCCACCGTACCTCAACGGATGGGTGAGTATCTGTATTGGTTCGAGTTTGAAGAGGGCGCGCAATATCGCAAACATTATCGCAAAGGGCTGGATGAGGGCGCAGAAGCCACTTTGATTCTGGACGAAAATGTGTTGGCAGAAGGCCACGAATATTTCCGCCTTGGTGCCTTATCAATAAGCCAGAATGGCCGGCTCATGGCCTATTCCACCGACACCAGCGGAGCAGAGCGTTACACCGCGCGGATCATGGATTTCGAGACAGGCGAGTTGCTTGCCGATGAAATCCCCAACCTCCGCAGTAGCTTAACATGGGTCGCGAATGATACGGCGTTGGTTTACGGCCCGTCGAGCGAGAATTGGCGCACATTGGAAGCAAAACTCCATGTGATTGGCACACCGGTCTCTGAAGATGTGGTCCTGTATAAAGAGGACGATGAAAGCTTTGGCGTGGGCGCGGGACTTTCGGCTCAGGAAGATTATTTGATCATCGCGACCGGCGACAATGAAACCAGCGAAGTGCGCTTTGTTTCTGCCGATGATCCGACCGCCCCGCTGACTTTGATCAAACCGCGTCAAACAGGCGTGGAATACAGCGTGGATATTCGCGAGGGCGATATGTTCGTCTGGACCAATGACGATCACATCAATTTTCGCCTCGCCAAAGCGTCTCTGGAAACGCCGGGATCATGGGAAACCGTGATTGCGGGATCGGATGAATTCTATCTCACCGATTTTGAATTGTTCGAAGGGTTCTTCGTCACCGAAGGGCGTTTGAACGGCCTCGATCAGGTTCAGATCCGCCAATATGACGCGCCCCTCTCCGCTCAGCCTATTGCCTTTCCAGAGGCGAGCTATGATGCGGGTCTGTCAAACAACCCGGAATATGATCAAACCGTGCTGAGACTTTCGTATGAAAGCATGGTCACGCCCGACTCGGTCTATGATTATGATGTAGCTGCGGCTTCGCTGGAATTGTTGAAGCAACAAGAAATCCCCAGCGGCTATGACGCATCGCTGTACGAAACACAGCGGGTGGAGATCGAAGCGCGCGATGGCACGATGGTGCCGGTCAGCGTGGTGATGCGCAAAGACCGTGCTGAGATTTTGGCCGCACAAGGGATCGAAGGGCCGGGGCCGCTGCACCTCTACGCTTATGGCGCCTATGGCTATGCCGTCCCGCCTGGCTTTTCTACCACGCGGCTTTCGTTGGTTGATCGCGGCTTTGCCTATGCCATTGCGCATATTCGCGGCGGTGATGATTTGGGTCGTCGCTGGTATCTCCAGGGCAAGATGTTTGAGCGGACCAACACGTTCAACGATTTCGTTGACGCCGGGCGCGGTTTGATCGCGCAGGGTTTCACCGCAGAAGGCATGGTCACGGCCAGCGGCGGTTCGGCTGGCGGGGAATTGATGGGCGCGATCGTCAATCAAGACCCATCGCAATATGGCGCAATCGTAAGCCATGTGCCGTTTGTCGATGTGCTCAACACCATGTTGAACGCGGAATTGCCGCTGACGCCGGGTGAATGGCAAGAATGGGGCAACCCGATCGAGAGCAAAGAGGCGTTCGCCTACATCCTCTCCTATTCCCCATACGACCAAGTCAGCGCGCAGGATTACCCACCGATGATGGTTACGGCGGGCCTCAACGACCCACGCGTTACCTATTGGGAGCCGGCCAAATGGGTGGCACTTCTGCGCGATATGAAAACCGACGACAATGTGTTGGTGATGAAGACCAATATGGGTGCCGGGCACGGGGGACAATCGGGCCGATGGAATTCCTTGCGCGAAACGGCGGAGGAGTTTGCCTTTATCCTGTGGCAAATGGGGATGAGTGAGCATGCCGAGTGA
- a CDS encoding VOC family protein, with product MIGYVTLGTNDLPRAAAFYDAIAKHFGVGRMMEFETFIAWGEMGGAAGVAATKPFDEQPASVGNGTMVALQVDSPDKVQAIYDTAIAQGGSDEGAPGPRGDDGFYAGYFRDPDGNKLNVFCMVQPAQ from the coding sequence ATGATCGGCTATGTGACTTTGGGCACCAATGATTTGCCGCGCGCGGCGGCGTTTTACGATGCCATCGCCAAACATTTCGGCGTGGGCCGTATGATGGAATTTGAAACCTTTATCGCATGGGGCGAAATGGGCGGGGCGGCGGGTGTCGCTGCAACAAAGCCTTTTGATGAACAACCCGCCAGCGTCGGCAACGGAACGATGGTTGCCCTTCAGGTGGATAGCCCAGACAAAGTCCAAGCGATCTATGACACCGCAATCGCCCAGGGCGGCAGCGACGAAGGCGCACCCGGTCCGCGCGGCGATGATGGTTTTTACGCTGGGTATTTTCGCGATCCCGACGGCAACAAATTGAACGTCTTTTGCATGGTTCAACCGGCACAATGA
- a CDS encoding cupin: protein MTAQKLADAFIHLGLGATAVPQPPFSGMEWYAGYGARHGSDGAEGRLVSQHTFTEGWDSWEMHPNGSEVVICTEGAMVLTQETPDGTRSQTRLVAGEYAINDPGVWHIADVETHATAIFITAGEGTQHRPR from the coding sequence ATGACGGCGCAAAAACTTGCCGATGCGTTCATCCATTTGGGGTTGGGGGCGACCGCTGTCCCCCAACCACCATTTTCAGGGATGGAATGGTACGCGGGATACGGCGCACGCCACGGCTCAGACGGCGCCGAAGGGCGATTGGTATCTCAACACACCTTCACCGAAGGGTGGGACAGTTGGGAAATGCATCCCAACGGTTCAGAAGTCGTGATCTGCACTGAGGGCGCGATGGTCCTTACCCAAGAAACCCCCGACGGCACCCGATCGCAAACACGATTGGTTGCAGGGGAATATGCGATCAATGATCCGGGGGTATGGCACATCGCCGATGTCGAAACACACGCAACCGCGATCTTCATCACAGCCGGCGAGGGCACCCAACACCGGCCACGCTAA
- a CDS encoding M24 family metallopeptidase: MLMQTHEARLKALREELKRRDLNGFVIPISDEHMSEYVGEYAQRLSWLTGFGGSAGFAAVTLDRAAIFVDGRYTVQVRDQVNENLFEYRSIPGDSLGDWLKDVSEEGAKIAYDPWLHTWNWVAALEKAVEPSGIAMVPAENNPIDAVWSDQPAPSDAQAIVHTEDLAGRSSAEKRADVADWLSEEGLDAVVVPALDSIAWLLNIRGGDVAHTPVALSYVIAHKDGRAELFIAPEKVTPELTKHLGNAITVRARDEFQGALGELSGKHVSIDPDFGVVGIAQALRAGGANFTFRQDPTILAKAVKNPAEVAGHRDAQARDGAAVSRFLRWLEVTAPAGEIDELTAAAKLEGFRREHGDLRDTSFDTISAAAGHAALPHYRVDEDSNITIPPGSIYLVDSGGQYPAGTTDITRTVWIDTPDGSKPTTEMRDRFTRVLKGHIQIDRVVFPQGTNGGQIDALARQYLWEAGVDYAHGTGHGVGSFLGVHEGPQRIAKPSGGQAGTGQELLAGMICSNEPGYYKPDAFGIRIENLVLTIEKDIGGAEGRYLGFEPLTFVPIDRRLIDKSLLTESEIAWLNAYHEKVRALIAPQLSGDDLAWVERETAAL, from the coding sequence ATGTTGATGCAAACCCACGAAGCCCGTTTGAAAGCGTTGCGCGAAGAATTGAAGCGGCGCGATCTCAATGGGTTTGTGATCCCGATCTCCGACGAACATATGAGCGAATATGTCGGCGAATACGCGCAAAGGTTGAGCTGGCTAACCGGATTTGGTGGATCGGCTGGTTTTGCAGCAGTCACATTGGATCGTGCGGCGATTTTCGTTGATGGTCGCTACACGGTTCAAGTGCGCGACCAGGTAAACGAAAACCTCTTTGAATATCGCAGCATCCCCGGTGACAGCCTTGGCGATTGGCTAAAAGACGTCAGCGAAGAAGGAGCAAAGATTGCGTATGACCCATGGCTCCACACATGGAACTGGGTCGCGGCTTTAGAAAAGGCGGTTGAACCGTCAGGTATCGCGATGGTCCCGGCCGAAAACAACCCGATTGACGCCGTCTGGTCCGATCAACCTGCACCGTCTGACGCCCAAGCGATTGTGCATACCGAAGACCTGGCCGGGCGTTCATCGGCGGAGAAACGCGCCGATGTTGCCGATTGGTTGAGCGAGGAAGGGCTCGACGCTGTCGTAGTCCCGGCCCTCGATTCTATTGCGTGGCTGTTGAACATTCGCGGCGGCGATGTTGCGCACACGCCGGTCGCACTATCCTATGTCATCGCCCACAAGGATGGCCGCGCTGAATTGTTCATCGCGCCGGAAAAGGTCACGCCGGAGCTGACCAAGCATTTGGGCAATGCAATTACCGTACGAGCGCGCGATGAGTTTCAAGGTGCGTTGGGTGAACTGTCTGGCAAACACGTCAGCATCGATCCCGATTTTGGAGTGGTCGGTATTGCTCAGGCATTGCGGGCTGGGGGTGCCAATTTCACCTTCCGCCAAGATCCCACCATCCTTGCCAAAGCGGTCAAGAACCCAGCCGAAGTGGCGGGCCACCGCGATGCTCAGGCTCGAGATGGGGCAGCCGTGTCGCGTTTCTTGCGCTGGCTTGAAGTGACTGCACCGGCTGGCGAAATCGACGAATTGACCGCCGCTGCAAAGCTAGAGGGATTCCGCCGCGAACATGGCGATTTGCGCGACACCAGTTTCGACACGATCTCTGCCGCCGCGGGCCATGCCGCCTTGCCGCATTACCGGGTCGATGAAGACAGCAACATCACCATTCCACCCGGATCGATCTATCTAGTCGATTCCGGTGGCCAATATCCAGCGGGCACGACCGACATCACCCGCACCGTATGGATCGATACGCCCGATGGCAGTAAACCCACCACCGAAATGCGCGATCGCTTCACGCGCGTGTTAAAAGGGCACATTCAAATCGATCGCGTCGTGTTCCCCCAAGGGACCAATGGCGGTCAAATCGACGCGCTTGCGCGACAATATTTGTGGGAAGCCGGGGTGGATTACGCGCACGGGACCGGCCACGGCGTCGGCAGTTTCCTGGGCGTGCACGAGGGACCGCAACGGATCGCCAAACCAAGCGGCGGGCAAGCTGGCACAGGCCAAGAATTGCTGGCCGGCATGATCTGTTCGAACGAGCCGGGCTATTACAAGCCCGACGCCTTTGGCATTCGGATCGAAAATCTCGTTCTGACAATTGAGAAGGACATTGGGGGTGCAGAGGGTCGCTATTTGGGCTTTGAACCGCTCACCTTTGTGCCGATTGATCGTCGTCTTATCGACAAAAGTCTGCTGACAGAAAGCGAGATAGCGTGGCTCAATGCGTATCACGAAAAGGTACGCGCGCTGATCGCGCCACAGCTTTCTGGTGATGATCTAGCTTGGGTGGAGCGGGAAACCGCTGCGCTTTAG